The Bradysia coprophila strain Holo2 chromosome II, BU_Bcop_v1, whole genome shotgun sequence genome has a segment encoding these proteins:
- the LOC119069936 gene encoding glycine-rich cell wall structural protein 1.8 isoform X1 — protein MIKYILLLACATAISGEEKWAWSSSNRDRNDAQRNENNRNDRFDRRQRLEDLQDRYEVIEPTTKRPVNQKPQQDDEYFGGSEIGPNSQRFNYNGGGSIYPQGGFPQGIPQGVGGYPSAFNGQHGPIRGQYQPNGFGLNGGYYPGVGGQYPGIGQYPSAGGIGQYPSAGGIGQYPSAGGIGQYPSAGGIGHYPGSGGIGQYPSAGGGIGQYPGNIGGPIAGPNHGIQSGKLPVLVGPGGPTGHIGRPGFGPNRAHPNNGVLVGPGGPSGIIGRPHGYGSGNGYGAGYGPLGGHVGNVPGSFNGIGTGFAGPYRPSGPAVGIPYNSGSDGRPYAAEFDDYDNGVDKKKHVEKKSIDSKN, from the exons ATGATAAAAT ACATTTTATTGTTGGCTTGTGCCACAGCTATTAGCGGTGAAGAGAAATGGGCCTGGTCATCGTCGAATCGAGATCGAAATGATGCccaacgaaatgaaaataatcgcAACGATAGATTTGATCGGAGGCAACGTTTGGAGGATTTACA AGATCGGTATGAAGTAATCGAACCAACAACGAAACGCCCAGTGAACCAGAAACCACAACAAGATGACGAATACTTTGGTGGCAGTGAAATTGG TCCAAATTCTCAGAGATTCAACTACAACGGCGGTGGTAGCATTTATCCACAAGGTGGATTCCCTCAGGGAATTCCGCAAGGTGTTGGAGGCTATCCATCTGCCTTTAATGGTCAACACGGCCCGATTCGAGGACAATATCAGCCAAATGGTTTCGGACTCAATGGAGGATATTATCCGGGAGTCGGTGGTCAGTATCCAGGCATTGGACAATATCCAAGTGCTGGTGGCATTGGACAGTATCCAAGTGCTGGTGGAATTGGACAGTATCCAAGTGCCGGTGGCATTGGACAGTATCCAAGTGCTGGTGGCATTGGACATTATCCGGGTTCCGGTGGAATTGGACAGTATCCAAGTGCTGGTGGTGGAATTGGACAGTATCCTGGAAACATAGGCGGACCAATAGCAGGACCCAATCACGGTATTCAATCGGGAAAACTCCCAGTTTTAGTTGGTCCAG gTGGCCCAACCGGACATATTGGACGCCCTGGCTTCGGACCAAATCGAGCTCATCCAAATAATGGCGTTTTAGTTGGTCCTGGAG GGCCCAGTGGAATCATTGGCAGACCACATGGATATGGCAGTGGAAATGGATACGGTGCAGGTTATGGACCGTTAGGAGGCCATGTCGGTAATGTACCCGGTTCGTTCAATGGCATTGGAACTGGTTTCGCTGGTCCATATAGACCGAGCGGTCCAGCAGTTGGCATTCCCTACAATTCTGGAAGCGATGGAAGACCGTACGCAGCTGAATTCGATGATTACGATAATGGTGTGGATAAGAAAAAGCATGTCGAGAAGAAGTCAATTGACAGTAAGAATTGA
- the LOC119069936 gene encoding glycine-rich cell wall structural protein 1.8 isoform X2, which yields MIKYILLLACATAISGEEKWAWSSSNRDRNDAQRNENNRNDRFDRRQRLEDLQDRYEVIEPTTKRPVNQKPQQDDEYFGGSEIGPNSQRFNYNGGGSIYPQGGFPQGIPQGVGGYPSAFNGQHGPIRGQYQPNGFGLNGGYYPGVGGQYPGIGQYPSAGGIGQYPSAGGIGQYPSAGGIGQYPSAGGIGQYPGNIGGPIAGPNHGIQSGKLPVLVGPGGPTGHIGRPGFGPNRAHPNNGVLVGPGGPSGIIGRPHGYGSGNGYGAGYGPLGGHVGNVPGSFNGIGTGFAGPYRPSGPAVGIPYNSGSDGRPYAAEFDDYDNGVDKKKHVEKKSIDSKN from the exons ATGATAAAAT ACATTTTATTGTTGGCTTGTGCCACAGCTATTAGCGGTGAAGAGAAATGGGCCTGGTCATCGTCGAATCGAGATCGAAATGATGCccaacgaaatgaaaataatcgcAACGATAGATTTGATCGGAGGCAACGTTTGGAGGATTTACA AGATCGGTATGAAGTAATCGAACCAACAACGAAACGCCCAGTGAACCAGAAACCACAACAAGATGACGAATACTTTGGTGGCAGTGAAATTGG TCCAAATTCTCAGAGATTCAACTACAACGGCGGTGGTAGCATTTATCCACAAGGTGGATTCCCTCAGGGAATTCCGCAAGGTGTTGGAGGCTATCCATCTGCCTTTAATGGTCAACACGGCCCGATTCGAGGACAATATCAGCCAAATGGTTTCGGACTCAATGGAGGATATTATCCGGGAGTCGGTGGTCAGTATCCAGGCATTGGACAATATCCAAGTGCTGGTGGCATTGGACAGTATCCAAGTGCTGGTGGAATTGGACAGTATCCAAGTGCCGGTGGCATTGGACAGTATCCAAGTGCTG GTGGAATTGGACAGTATCCTGGAAACATAGGCGGACCAATAGCAGGACCCAATCACGGTATTCAATCGGGAAAACTCCCAGTTTTAGTTGGTCCAG gTGGCCCAACCGGACATATTGGACGCCCTGGCTTCGGACCAAATCGAGCTCATCCAAATAATGGCGTTTTAGTTGGTCCTGGAG GGCCCAGTGGAATCATTGGCAGACCACATGGATATGGCAGTGGAAATGGATACGGTGCAGGTTATGGACCGTTAGGAGGCCATGTCGGTAATGTACCCGGTTCGTTCAATGGCATTGGAACTGGTTTCGCTGGTCCATATAGACCGAGCGGTCCAGCAGTTGGCATTCCCTACAATTCTGGAAGCGATGGAAGACCGTACGCAGCTGAATTCGATGATTACGATAATGGTGTGGATAAGAAAAAGCATGTCGAGAAGAAGTCAATTGACAGTAAGAATTGA